From one Planococcus citri chromosome 3, ihPlaCitr1.1, whole genome shotgun sequence genomic stretch:
- the TfIIEbeta gene encoding transcription initiation factor IIE subunit beta, which produces MDPALLRERELFKKRALATPTVEKKKRDTESSAKDEIKKKPKLSTPSFNTNSNSAILNYKTVSGNSQFKFGILAKIVKYMKTRHQEGDDHPLTLDEILDETNQLFVTNNIKTWLETEALPNNPKIELTPEKKFIFKPPLKIKDKKSLLRLLKQYDLKGQGGILLEEVQESLPHCEKVLKHLQHEIVYITRPVDKKKVVFYNDKTANLNIDEDFQKLWRSVTVENMDDDKIEEYLEKQGIKSMQDHGIKKKVMPIKRKKPVNRNRQNRRPRENEHLAHVLENYDNMM; this is translated from the coding sequence ATGGATCCAGCGCTACTGAGAGAAAGAGAATTATTTAAGAAAAGAGCTCTCGCAACTCCAACTgtcgaaaagaagaaaagagaTACAGAGAGTTCTGCGAAGgatgaaattaagaaaaagcCGAAATTGTCGACTCCTTCTTTCAATACAAACAGTAACTCCGCTATTTTGAATTACAAAACAGTAAGCGGTAATTCACAATTTAAATTTGGTATATTAGCTAAAATAGTGAAGTACATGAAAACCAGACATCAAGAAGGAGATGACCATCCATTGACTCTGGACGAAATATTGGATGAAACTAATCAGTTATTTGTCACGAACAATATTAAGACTTGGTTAGAAACTGAAGCTTTACCTAATAATCCTAAAATTGAACTCACTCCCGaaaagaagttcatttttaaaccacctttaaaaattaaagataaGAAATCATTACTGCGCTTGCTGAAACAGTACGATTTGAAAGGTCAGGGTGGTATTTTATTGGAAGAAGTTCAAGAATCATTGCCACATTGTGAGAAAGTCTTGAAACATTTGCAACATGAGATTGTATATATTACTCGTCCAGttgataagaaaaaagttgtattttatAATGATAAAACTGCCAATTTGAATATAgatgaagattttcaaaaattatggcGTTCCGTCACCGTGGAAAATATGGACGATGATAAAATCGAAGAATATCTCGAAAAGCAAGGAATAAAGTCGATGCAAGATCATGGAATCAAGAAGAAAGTAATGCCTATTAAACGTAAAAAACCGGTGAATAGAAATCGACAAAATAGACGACCTCGTGAAAATGAACATTTGGCTCatgttttagaaaattatgACAACATGATGTAA